Proteins from a genomic interval of Anolis sagrei isolate rAnoSag1 chromosome 1, rAnoSag1.mat, whole genome shotgun sequence:
- the GSTZ1 gene encoding maleylacetoacetate isomerase isoform X1, whose product MCAALAKPLLYTYFRSSCTWRVRIALALKGIAYDPAPVNLVKDGGQQLSPEFQAVNPMKQVPALRIDGITLSQSLAIIEYLEETRPNPRILPQDPKKRAQARMISEHITSGIQPLQNLSVLQQMGDKKLDWAQRCISSGFEALERILQETAGRYCVGNEVTMADLCLVPQVYNADRYQVDLTPYPTIRRINKALLELEAFQTSHPSRQPDTPSDLKA is encoded by the exons ATGTGTGCCGCGCTAGCCAAG CCACTCCTCTATACTTACTTTAGAAGCTCCTGCACCTGGAGAGTGCGAATTG CACTGGCTCTGAAGGGCATTGCCTATGACCCAGCCCCTGTGAATCTTGTGAAGGATGGAGGGCAGCAG CTTTCTCCAGAATTCCAAGCAGTGAATCCAATGAAGCAAGTCCCTGCTCTCAGAATTGATGGCATCACTCTATCACAGTCG CTGGCCATAATAGAGTATCTGGAGGAGACAAGACCAAATCCTAGAATTCTGCCTCAGGATCCTAAGAAGAGAGCTCAGGCTCGGATGATTTCAGAGCACATTACGTCTGGAATTCAACCCTTGCAG AACCTGAGTGTCCTTCAGCAAATGGGAGACAAGAAGCTAGACTGGGCACAGCGCTGCATTTCTAGTGGCTTTGAAG CTTTGGAGCGGATTCTGCAAGAAACAGCTGGACGCTACTGTGTTGGGAATGAG GTGACCATGGCTGATTTGTGCTTGGTCCCCCAAGTGTACAATGCTGACAG ATATCAAGTGGATCTTACACCCTACCCCACAATAAGACGAATCAACAAAGCTCTTCTGGAGTTAGAAGCATTCCAGACGAGCCACCCATCTCGGCAGCCAGATACCCCGTCAGACCTAAAAGCCTGA
- the GSTZ1 gene encoding maleylacetoacetate isomerase isoform X2, translating into METSTKPLLYTYFRSSCTWRVRIALALKGIAYDPAPVNLVKDGGQQLSPEFQAVNPMKQVPALRIDGITLSQSLAIIEYLEETRPNPRILPQDPKKRAQARMISEHITSGIQPLQNLSVLQQMGDKKLDWAQRCISSGFEALERILQETAGRYCVGNEVTMADLCLVPQVYNADRYQVDLTPYPTIRRINKALLELEAFQTSHPSRQPDTPSDLKA; encoded by the exons ATGGAGACCTCCACAAAG CCACTCCTCTATACTTACTTTAGAAGCTCCTGCACCTGGAGAGTGCGAATTG CACTGGCTCTGAAGGGCATTGCCTATGACCCAGCCCCTGTGAATCTTGTGAAGGATGGAGGGCAGCAG CTTTCTCCAGAATTCCAAGCAGTGAATCCAATGAAGCAAGTCCCTGCTCTCAGAATTGATGGCATCACTCTATCACAGTCG CTGGCCATAATAGAGTATCTGGAGGAGACAAGACCAAATCCTAGAATTCTGCCTCAGGATCCTAAGAAGAGAGCTCAGGCTCGGATGATTTCAGAGCACATTACGTCTGGAATTCAACCCTTGCAG AACCTGAGTGTCCTTCAGCAAATGGGAGACAAGAAGCTAGACTGGGCACAGCGCTGCATTTCTAGTGGCTTTGAAG CTTTGGAGCGGATTCTGCAAGAAACAGCTGGACGCTACTGTGTTGGGAATGAG GTGACCATGGCTGATTTGTGCTTGGTCCCCCAAGTGTACAATGCTGACAG ATATCAAGTGGATCTTACACCCTACCCCACAATAAGACGAATCAACAAAGCTCTTCTGGAGTTAGAAGCATTCCAGACGAGCCACCCATCTCGGCAGCCAGATACCCCGTCAGACCTAAAAGCCTGA
- the LOC132764057 gene encoding rab9 effector protein with kelch motifs-like has translation MCLSDPETAVLFGGEGTNQQFCKDAFWKLEIDNDFWFPMDLRQQDSLPRCSRGHSATFDPDTKRIYIFGGMREGKRYSSIYILDTTSWKWLHVSAKGKVPTLVHHSATIYRKELFVFGGALPKMSSLETGACSNALFIFNPEYEIWYQPIIEGEKPLHRFGHSATLLRSKLVIFGGQRTSTYLNDTHILDLGFMEYSSVPFLSGLPCARSFHAAIPVSDQKVLISGGCNAKGAFQDAFIFNLGTLTWNTIKHGDLCSVPRAGHTLLNLTYAHLTDVDKENQGKHNLCAVLVFGGSDCAGKFYNSTSKLQLDLEEVKGVP, from the exons ATGTGTCTGAGTGATCCTGAAACTGCAGTTTTGTTTGGTGGAGAAGGGACCAATCAACAGTTTTGCAAAGATGCCTTCTGGAAATTGGAAATTG ACAACGACTTCTGGTTCCCCATGGATTTACGGCAACAAGACTCCCTGCCACGATGTTCCCGGGGTCACAGTGCAACCTTTGATCCAGACACAAAACGCATCTACATCTTTGGGGGGATGAGGGAAGGGAAGCGCTATAGCAGCATCTATATCCTGGACACAACCTCCTGGAAGTGGCTTCATGTGTCC gctaaaggGAAAGTGCCGACATTGGTCCACCACAGTGCAACTATCTATCGCAAAGAGCTGTTTGTCTTTGGAGGAGCCTTGCCTAAAATGTCATCCTTGGAGACTGGAGCCTGCAGTAATGCACTCTTCATTTTCAACCCAGAATATGAAATCTGGTATCAGCCCATTATTGAGGGGGAGAAGCCTTTGCACAGGTTTGG CCATTCAGCTACTTTACTCAGGAGTAAACTGGTCATATTTGGGGGCCAGAGGACTTCTACATATCTGAATGACACCCACATCCTGGATCTAG GTTTCATGGAGTACTCCTCAGTTCCTTTTCTGTCTGGACTACCATGTGCTCGCAG TTTCCATGCTGCCATTCCAGTATCGGATCAAAAAGTACTAATAAGTGGGGGCTGCAATGCCAAAGGTGCATTCCAGGATGCATTCATCTTTAACCTGG GTACTTTGACTTGGAACACAATCAAGCATGGAGACCTTTGCTCCGTTCCCCGGGCAGGCCACACACTTCTCAATTTGACCTACGCTCATCTGACAGATGTGGATAAGGAGAACCAGGGGAAGCATAACCTGTGTGCAGTATTGGTCTTTGGCGGGTCTGACTGTGCCGGCAAGTTCTACAACAGTACCAGTAAGCTCCAGCTAGACCTGGAGGAGGTGAAAGGGGTCCCTTAA